The proteins below come from a single Paramormyrops kingsleyae isolate MSU_618 chromosome 25, PKINGS_0.4, whole genome shotgun sequence genomic window:
- the abce1 gene encoding ATP-binding cassette sub-family E member 1 gives MSDKPTRIAIVNHDKCKPKKCRQECKKSCPVVRMGKLCIEVTPQSKIAWISESLCIGCGICIKKCPFGALSIVNLPSNLEKETTHRYCANSFKLHRLPIPRPGEVLGLVGTNGIGKSTALKILAGKQKPNLGKYDAPPDWQEILTYFRGSELQNYFTKILEDDLKAIVKPQYVDQIPKTVKGSVGSILSRKDDTKTEDVVCDQLDLTHLRDRNVEDLSGGELQRFACAVVCIQKADIFMFDEPSSYLDVKQRLKAAITIRSLITPDRYIIVVEHDLSVLDYLSDFICCLYGVPSAYGVVTMPFSVREGINIFLDGYVPTENLRFRETSLVFKVAETANEDEVKKLCRYQYPNMNKAMGDFTLAIIGGEFTDSEIMVMLGENGTGKTTFIRMLAGRLKPDDGGEVPILNVSYKPQKISPKFKGSVRALLHEKIRDAYTHPQFITDVMKPMQIDSIIDQDVQNLSGGELQRVALALCLGKPADVYLIDEPSAYLDSEQRLMAARVIKRFILHAKKTAFIVEHDFIMATYLADRVIVFDGIPSKCTTANTPQTLLAGMNKFLSQLEITFRRDPNNFRPRINKMNSIKDVEQKKSGNYFFLDD, from the exons ATGTCAGACAAACCGACCCGTATCGCCATCGTAAACCATGACAAGTGTAAGCCCAAGAAATGCAGACAGGAGTGTAAGAAGAGCTGCCCCGTGGTCCGCATGG GTAAGCTCTGCATTGAGGTGACACCTCAGAGCAAGATTGCATGGATTTCTGAATCCCTCTGCATTGGATGTGGTATCTGCATTAAA aaATGCCCGTTTGGTGCTCTGTCTATTGTCAACCTGCCAAGCAACCTTGAAAAGGAGACAACGCACAGATATTGTGCCAACTCTTTCAAATTGCACCG GTTGCCAATTCCGAGACCCGGTGAGGTTTTGGGGCTGGTGGGCACCAACGGCATTGGGAAATCGACGGCGTTGAAGATCCTGGCGGGAAAACAGAAGCCGAACTTGGGGAAGTACGAC GCTCCCCCAGATTGGCAGGAAATCCTCACCTATTTCCGAGGCTCCGAGCTGCAGAACTATTTCACCAAGATTCTGGAGGATGACCTGAAGGCCATCGTCAAGCCCCAGTATGTGGACCAGATTCCCAAGACTGTCAAG GGAAGCGTGGGGTCGATTCTGAGCAGGAAGGACGACACTAAGACCGAAGACGTGGTCTGCGACCAGCTTG ATCTGACTCACCTGAGGGACAGGAACGTGGAGGACCTTTCTGGAGGGGAGCTACAGCGATTCGCCTGTGCCGTGGTTTGCATCCAGAAGGCCGACAT ctTCATGTTTGACGAGCCGTCCAGTTATTTGGACGTGAAGCAGCGTCTGAAGGCTGCCATCACCATCCGGTCCCTCATCACCCCAGACag GTACATCATTGTTGTGGAACATGACCTGAGCGTGTTGGACTACCTGTCTGATTTCATCTGCTGCCTGTATGGGGTGCCCAGCGCATACGGAGTGGTCACCATGCCCTTCAGCGTCCGTGAAG GTATTAACATCTTCCTGGACGGCTACGTTCCCACGGAGAACCTGCGCTTCCGCGAGACGTCGTTGGTGTTCAAGGTGGCCGAGACGGCCAACGAGGACGAGGTGAAGAAGCTGTGTCGGTACCAGTACCCCAACATGAACAAGGCCATGGGGGACTTCACGCTGGCGATTATAGGGGGGGAGTTCACAGACTCGGAGATCATGGTCATGCTGGGGGAGAACG GAACCGGCAAGACGACGTTCATCAGGATGCTAGCGGGCCGCCTTAAGCCAGATGATGGAG GGGAAGTTCCCATCTTGAATGTCAGCTACAAACCGCAGAAGATCAGCCCCAAGTTCAAA GGAAGCGTCCGCGCGCTGCTGCACGAGAAGATCCGCGACGCCTACACTCACCCGCAGTTCATCACGGACGTCATGAAGCCCATGCAGATCGACAGCATCATTGACCAGGAC GTTCAGAACCTGTCCGGCGGAGAGCTGCAGCGAGTGGCCCTGGCTCTGTGTCTGGGCAAACCAGCTGACGTCTACCTGATCGACGAGCCGTCCGCCTACCTGGACTCCGAACAGCGTCTGATGGCCGCCAGGGTTATCAAGCG GTTCATCCTCCATGCGAAGAAGACCGCCTTCATTGTAGAGCACGACTTCATCATGGCCACCTATCTAGCCGACCGCGTCATCGTGTTCGACGGCATCCCGTCCAAGTGCACCACCGCCAACAC GCCTCAAACGCTGCTTGCCGGGATGAACAAGTTCCTGTCACAGCTCGAGATCACTTTCAGAAGAGACCCCAACAACTTCCGACCGCGGATCAACAAAATGAACTCCATCAAG GATGTGGAGCAGAAGAAGAGCGGCAACTACTTTTTCTTGGATGACTAG